From a region of the Bradyrhizobium sp. KBS0727 genome:
- a CDS encoding MBL fold metallo-hydrolase, translated as MPRLTFSEWIMSFGLTVLLVTASANPLAAQPFEGCPSKEILAAFNAFASVGKPPPDAWRSWQRDANAQQAVEPWHAFDNIQSVGVCWVSAWAIRTADGVVLIDTLHEPHVDRLVANLGKAGINLADIKYVLMTHGHFDHVGGAAKLKPLLINAKFVMTQAGWDEAMEAARASESTPWSWSMIPQDVVVKDGDVIQLGGNSFGVLETPGHTLGTASYTFDVKDGANLYRAITIGGLGLNAIKSSKQVEGFIATLDRLSGLVKQPNQPVTVNLTPHPFSSGLTETHYRLMARKPGEPNLLVDPDGFLKLLAEWRIGAEQRLEIERKAGR; from the coding sequence ATGCCTCGCCTGACCTTCTCCGAGTGGATTATGTCATTTGGGCTTACGGTGCTGCTCGTGACTGCGTCAGCTAATCCGCTGGCAGCCCAGCCGTTCGAGGGCTGCCCCTCCAAAGAAATTCTGGCGGCCTTCAACGCTTTCGCCAGCGTCGGAAAGCCGCCCCCGGATGCCTGGCGCAGCTGGCAGCGCGATGCCAATGCGCAGCAGGCGGTCGAACCCTGGCACGCATTCGACAACATCCAGTCCGTCGGCGTGTGCTGGGTATCTGCCTGGGCAATCCGGACCGCCGACGGCGTGGTGCTGATCGACACCCTTCATGAGCCCCATGTCGACCGGCTGGTTGCAAACCTCGGCAAGGCCGGGATCAATCTCGCCGACATCAAATATGTGCTCATGACGCACGGCCACTTTGACCATGTCGGCGGCGCTGCCAAGCTCAAGCCGCTCCTGATCAACGCAAAGTTCGTGATGACGCAAGCCGGCTGGGACGAGGCGATGGAGGCGGCGCGAGCATCGGAATCGACGCCGTGGTCCTGGTCGATGATCCCGCAGGATGTCGTGGTGAAGGACGGCGACGTCATCCAGCTCGGCGGCAACAGCTTCGGCGTGCTTGAGACCCCTGGCCATACGCTCGGTACCGCGTCCTACACCTTCGACGTCAAGGACGGCGCCAACCTCTACAGGGCAATCACCATCGGCGGATTGGGTCTCAATGCCATCAAGAGTTCAAAACAGGTCGAAGGCTTCATTGCAACCCTCGACCGGCTCAGCGGACTGGTCAAGCAGCCTAACCAACCCGTCACAGTGAACCTTACGCCTCATCCCTTTTCGAGCGGATTGACGGAAACTCATTACAGGCTGATGGCGCGCAAGCCCGGCGAACCCAACCTGCTGGTCGATCCGGACGGATTCCTCAAACTGCTCGCCGAGTGGCGCATCGGCGCCGAACAGCGGCTCGAGATCGAACGCAAGGCCGGACGCTAG
- a CDS encoding thioredoxin family protein: MTAMMAYNRISRWSGALSASALSVFAIVAIIRPAHADPRAVVELFTSQGCSSCPPADKILGELSKDPSVIALSMPIDYWDYLGWKDTLADSRFSARQKAYSHMRGDRDVYTPQMIVNGSAHVIGSDRASIEGAIQDTTKTDGVMSVPVTMTLSGKQINVSVAASKAPMAAHGEVWICSVSKAVPISIGRGENRGREITYYNVVRNLLKVGDWNGNSGSWSVPIENISREGVDAAVVYVQDGNREKPGPMLGAAYTPLR, translated from the coding sequence ATGACAGCGATGATGGCCTATAATCGTATTTCGCGGTGGTCCGGAGCGCTCAGTGCAAGTGCGCTAAGTGTCTTTGCGATCGTCGCTATCATCCGTCCCGCCCACGCCGACCCGCGCGCCGTGGTTGAGCTGTTCACCTCGCAGGGATGTTCGTCCTGTCCGCCCGCCGACAAGATCCTCGGCGAGCTCTCCAAGGACCCTTCGGTGATCGCGCTGAGCATGCCGATCGACTATTGGGATTATCTCGGCTGGAAGGACACGCTGGCGGACTCGCGCTTCAGCGCCCGCCAGAAAGCCTACTCGCATATGCGCGGCGATCGCGACGTCTATACGCCGCAGATGATCGTCAACGGTTCGGCGCACGTGATCGGCAGCGACCGCGCCAGCATCGAAGGCGCGATCCAGGATACGACCAAGACCGATGGCGTGATGTCGGTGCCGGTGACGATGACGCTGTCCGGCAAGCAGATCAATGTTTCGGTCGCCGCCAGCAAGGCGCCGATGGCCGCGCATGGCGAAGTCTGGATCTGCTCGGTTTCGAAGGCAGTACCGATTTCGATCGGGCGCGGCGAAAATCGCGGCCGGGAAATCACCTACTACAATGTGGTGCGCAATCTGCTGAAGGTCGGCGACTGGAACGGCAATTCCGGAAGCTGGAGCGTGCCGATCGAGAATATCTCGCGCGAGGGCGTCGATGCCGCGGTCGTCTATGTCCAGGACGGCAATCGCGAGAAGCCGGGCCCGATGCTCGGCGCGGCCTATACGCCGCTGCGCTAG
- a CDS encoding DUF2794 domain-containing protein, which produces MSSMSEDTDPSESRAVARTATASPGQTSPLPNRVTFNRLELNRILNLYGRMVADGEWRDYAIDFLKDRAVFSVFRRASEVPIYRIEKDPRLARKQGMYSVITATGLILRRGHELERVLLVIDRKLAVV; this is translated from the coding sequence ATGAGTTCGATGTCGGAGGACACTGATCCAAGCGAGAGTCGCGCAGTGGCGCGCACCGCCACTGCGAGCCCCGGGCAAACCAGTCCCTTGCCAAATCGCGTCACGTTCAATCGTCTGGAACTCAATCGTATCCTGAACCTGTACGGCCGCATGGTCGCGGACGGCGAGTGGCGCGACTACGCCATCGACTTCCTGAAAGACCGCGCGGTGTTTTCAGTGTTCCGCCGCGCCTCCGAAGTCCCGATCTATCGCATCGAGAAAGACCCGCGGCTGGCGCGCAAGCAGGGCATGTACAGCGTGATCACCGCGACCGGGCTGATCCTGCGCCGCGGCCACGAACTCGAACGCGTGCTGCTGGTGATCGACCGCAAGCTGGCGGTGGTGTAG